The following coding sequences are from one Osmia bicornis bicornis chromosome 2, iOsmBic2.1, whole genome shotgun sequence window:
- the LOC114871456 gene encoding neprilysin-2 isoform X4 — MTNSMKQTVIKNPTWWKRRSALERGLTVIAVSGVLVCIALAVALGVLAANTASCSSAARNEPVNTEGLPSTADALNGYQSSKDIQIVDRGPPCDENVCYTPECIHTASRILKNMDPEVEPCDDFYDFACGGFLKSTNIPDDKTSVNTFTEISDELQNQLRTSIEEKSPPNEPKSFRLAKNLYKACMNKTVIEEQGLDPLIKILEKLGGWPVLEGDNWNKSEFNWTDSVYRFRKMGYSVDYFIDFSIGVDLKNSTQRIIDLDQASLGLSREYLSKGFNDKIVQAYYSYMVDIATILGANKTTAKSELKESLEFEIKLANISLPNEKRRNATLLYNPMTVRELSMTYSSVPWKEYFNTLLAPSVEVTEDEVVIVSVPSYIANLEKLLDTVPKRVQANYVMWRAAASSVSYLTDEIRKRQLQYSTALSGKTEREPRWKECIDTVSGSLAISVGAMYVRKYFKEDAKKNALEMVADIREEFTEILKKVDWMDDDTRKSALKKAASMSSHIAYPDELLDDKKLEEFYEKLELTTDNYLEGILNLTLFGVEYSFSKLRKPVNKSDWVTHGRPAIVNAFYSSIENSIQFPAGILQGAFFSNDRPRYMNYGAIGFVIGHEITHGFDDQGRQFDKDGNLVDWWAPQTKENYLERAECIIHQYGNYTVEDVGLNLNGINTQGENIADNGGIKEAYLAYREWVKRNEPEQKLPGMSFSPEQLFWISAANTWCSKYRPEAMKLRITTGFHSPGKFRVLGPLSNMEEFSKDFNCPLGSKMNPEKKCAVW; from the exons AAATCCGACATGGTGGAAGAGGAGATCGGCGTTGGAACGCGGTTTAACCGTGATTGCAGTTTCCGGGGTGCTTGTGTGCATCGCCTTAGCCGTTGCACTCGGCGTCCTGGCTGCGAATACCGCATCCTGCAGCTCGGCAGCGAGAAACG AACCCGTTAACACAGAGGGATTACCATCCACAGCTGATGCCCTAAATGGATATCAGAGTTCAAAGGACATTCAGATAGTGGACCGAGGGCCACCCTGCGACGAAAACGTGTGTTACACACCGGAATGCATTCACACCG CCTCTAGGATATTGAAGAACATGGACCCAGAGGTAGAACCGTGCGATGATTTCTACGATTTCGCTTGCGGCGGTTTTCTTAAGTCTACCAACATTCCTGATGACAAAACGAGCGTGAATACGTTTACGGAAATCAGTGACGAATTGCAAAATCAATTAAGGACCAGCATCGAGGAGAAGAGTCCACCTAACGAGCCGAAATCGTTCAGACTTGCGAAGAATCTATACAAAGCTTGTATGAATAAAA CGGTGATCGAGGAACAGGGTTTGGATCCACTGATAAAAATCTTAGAAAAACTCGGTGGATGGCCAGTGTTGGAAGGCGATAATTGGAACAAGAGTGAATTCAATTGGACAGATTCGGTGTACAGATTCCGGAAGATGGGTTACTCGGTCGACTATTTCATCGACTTCAGCATCGGCGTCGATCTGAAGAACAGCACGCAACGGATAATTGAT CTGGACCAAGCATCCCTTGGGCTGTCTCGTGAATATTTGTCAAAGGGTTTCAATGATAAAATCGTGCAAGCTTATTATAGCTACATGGTTGACATCGCGACAATTCTTGGCGCTAATAAAACTACTGCAAAGTCGGAATTGAAGGAATCGttggaatttgaaattaaacttGCCAAT ATTTCATTACCGAATGAGAAGCGTCGTAATGCTACCCTTCTTTACAACCCCATGACGGTACGAGAATTATCGATGACATATTCCAGCGTACCATGGAAAGAATATTTCAACACCCTTTTAGCGCCGAGTGTTGAAGTAACCGAGGATGAAGTCGTAATCGTCAGCGTTCCTAGTTACATAGCTAATTTAGAGAAACTATTAGACACTGTCCCGAAAAGGGTGCAAGCGAATTATGTAATGTGGAGAGCGGCTGCTTCGTCGGTGAGCTATCTTACCGATGAAATTCGAAAGAGGCAATTGCAATATTCGACGGCTTTGAGCGGGAAAACGGAAAGGGAACCCAGATGGAAGGAGTGCATCGATACGGTTTCCGGTAGCTTGGCCATAAGCGTTGGCGCGATGTACGTTAGAAAGTATTTCAAGGAAGATGCGAAGAAGAACGCTTTGGAAATGGTAGCTGATATTAGAGAGGAATTTACAGAAATACTGAAAAAG GTCGATTGGATGGACGATGACACAAGAAAGAGTGCCTTGAAGAAGGCAGCTTCTATGTCCAGTCACATCGCGTATCCAGATGAGTTACTAGACGACAAGAAATTGGAAGAATTCTATGAAAAACTTGAACTAACAACCGATAACTATCTTGAGGGTATTTTGAATCTCACCCTCTTTGGGGTTGAATATTCATTCAGTAAATTAAGGAAACCTGTGAACAAGAGCGATTGGGTTACCCATGGAAGACCAGCTATCGTCAATGCTTTTTATTCGTCCATTGAAAACAGTATCC AATTCCCTGCTGGTATCCTACAAGGTGCTTTCTTCAGTAACGATCGACCGAGGTATATGAATTACGGCGCCATTGGGTTCGTTATTGGCCATGAAATAACGCATGGATTTGATGACCAAGGCAGACAATTCGATAAAGATGGTAACTTGGTCGATTGGTGGGCACCGCAAACAAAGGAAAATTATCTGGAAAGAGCTGAGTGTATTATTCATCAATATGGAAACTACACAGTAGAAGACGTTGGCTTAAAC TTAAATGGCATCAATACACAGGGTGAAAATATCGCCGACAACGGTGGAATAAAGGAAGCCTACTTGGCGTACAGGGAATGGGTGAAACGGAACGAACCAGAACAAAAATTACCAGGAATGTCATTTTCACCTGAACAATTATTCTGGATAAGTGCAGCTAATACCTGGTGCAGCAAGTACAGACCGGAAGCGATGAAGCTTCGCATCACCACCGGATTCCATAGTCCTGGTAAATTCCGTGTTCTGGGACCCCTTTCGAATATGGAGGAATTCTCAAAGGACTTCAATTGCCCTCTCGGTTCCAAGATGAACCCAGAGAAAAAGTGCGCCGTTTGGTAA
- the LOC114871456 gene encoding neprilysin-2 isoform X3 encodes MTSNPTWWKRRSALERGLTVIAVSGVLVCIALAVALGVLAANTASCSSAARNEPVNTEGLPSTADALNGYQSSKDIQIVDRGPPCDENVCYTPECIHTASRILKNMDPEVEPCDDFYDFACGGFLKSTNIPDDKTSVNTFTEISDELQNQLRTSIEEKSPPNEPKSFRLAKNLYKACMNKTVIEEQGLDPLIKILEKLGGWPVLEGDNWNKSEFNWTDSVYRFRKMGYSVDYFIDFSIGVDLKNSTQRIIDLDQASLGLSREYLSKGFNDKIVQAYYSYMVDIATILGANKTTAKSELKESLEFEIKLANISLPNEKRRNATLLYNPMTVRELSMTYSSVPWKEYFNTLLAPSVEVTEDEVVIVSVPSYIANLEKLLDTVPKRVQANYVMWRAAASSVSYLTDEIRKRQLQYSTALSGKTEREPRWKECIDTVSGSLAISVGAMYVRKYFKEDAKKNALEMVADIREEFTEILKKVDWMDDDTRKSALKKAASMSSHIAYPDELLDDKKLEEFYEKLELTTDNYLEGILNLTLFGVEYSFSKLRKPVNKSDWVTHGRPAIVNAFYSSIENSIQFPAGILQGAFFSNDRPRYMNYGAIGFVIGHEITHGFDDQGRQFDKDGNLVDWWAPQTKENYLERAECIIHQYGNYTVEDVGLNLNGINTQGENIADNGGIKEAYLAYREWVKRNEPEQKLPGMSFSPEQLFWISAANTWCSKYRPEAMKLRITTGFHSPGKFRVLGPLSNMEEFSKDFNCPLGSKMNPEKKCAVW; translated from the exons AAATCCGACATGGTGGAAGAGGAGATCGGCGTTGGAACGCGGTTTAACCGTGATTGCAGTTTCCGGGGTGCTTGTGTGCATCGCCTTAGCCGTTGCACTCGGCGTCCTGGCTGCGAATACCGCATCCTGCAGCTCGGCAGCGAGAAACG AACCCGTTAACACAGAGGGATTACCATCCACAGCTGATGCCCTAAATGGATATCAGAGTTCAAAGGACATTCAGATAGTGGACCGAGGGCCACCCTGCGACGAAAACGTGTGTTACACACCGGAATGCATTCACACCG CCTCTAGGATATTGAAGAACATGGACCCAGAGGTAGAACCGTGCGATGATTTCTACGATTTCGCTTGCGGCGGTTTTCTTAAGTCTACCAACATTCCTGATGACAAAACGAGCGTGAATACGTTTACGGAAATCAGTGACGAATTGCAAAATCAATTAAGGACCAGCATCGAGGAGAAGAGTCCACCTAACGAGCCGAAATCGTTCAGACTTGCGAAGAATCTATACAAAGCTTGTATGAATAAAA CGGTGATCGAGGAACAGGGTTTGGATCCACTGATAAAAATCTTAGAAAAACTCGGTGGATGGCCAGTGTTGGAAGGCGATAATTGGAACAAGAGTGAATTCAATTGGACAGATTCGGTGTACAGATTCCGGAAGATGGGTTACTCGGTCGACTATTTCATCGACTTCAGCATCGGCGTCGATCTGAAGAACAGCACGCAACGGATAATTGAT CTGGACCAAGCATCCCTTGGGCTGTCTCGTGAATATTTGTCAAAGGGTTTCAATGATAAAATCGTGCAAGCTTATTATAGCTACATGGTTGACATCGCGACAATTCTTGGCGCTAATAAAACTACTGCAAAGTCGGAATTGAAGGAATCGttggaatttgaaattaaacttGCCAAT ATTTCATTACCGAATGAGAAGCGTCGTAATGCTACCCTTCTTTACAACCCCATGACGGTACGAGAATTATCGATGACATATTCCAGCGTACCATGGAAAGAATATTTCAACACCCTTTTAGCGCCGAGTGTTGAAGTAACCGAGGATGAAGTCGTAATCGTCAGCGTTCCTAGTTACATAGCTAATTTAGAGAAACTATTAGACACTGTCCCGAAAAGGGTGCAAGCGAATTATGTAATGTGGAGAGCGGCTGCTTCGTCGGTGAGCTATCTTACCGATGAAATTCGAAAGAGGCAATTGCAATATTCGACGGCTTTGAGCGGGAAAACGGAAAGGGAACCCAGATGGAAGGAGTGCATCGATACGGTTTCCGGTAGCTTGGCCATAAGCGTTGGCGCGATGTACGTTAGAAAGTATTTCAAGGAAGATGCGAAGAAGAACGCTTTGGAAATGGTAGCTGATATTAGAGAGGAATTTACAGAAATACTGAAAAAG GTCGATTGGATGGACGATGACACAAGAAAGAGTGCCTTGAAGAAGGCAGCTTCTATGTCCAGTCACATCGCGTATCCAGATGAGTTACTAGACGACAAGAAATTGGAAGAATTCTATGAAAAACTTGAACTAACAACCGATAACTATCTTGAGGGTATTTTGAATCTCACCCTCTTTGGGGTTGAATATTCATTCAGTAAATTAAGGAAACCTGTGAACAAGAGCGATTGGGTTACCCATGGAAGACCAGCTATCGTCAATGCTTTTTATTCGTCCATTGAAAACAGTATCC AATTCCCTGCTGGTATCCTACAAGGTGCTTTCTTCAGTAACGATCGACCGAGGTATATGAATTACGGCGCCATTGGGTTCGTTATTGGCCATGAAATAACGCATGGATTTGATGACCAAGGCAGACAATTCGATAAAGATGGTAACTTGGTCGATTGGTGGGCACCGCAAACAAAGGAAAATTATCTGGAAAGAGCTGAGTGTATTATTCATCAATATGGAAACTACACAGTAGAAGACGTTGGCTTAAAC TTAAATGGCATCAATACACAGGGTGAAAATATCGCCGACAACGGTGGAATAAAGGAAGCCTACTTGGCGTACAGGGAATGGGTGAAACGGAACGAACCAGAACAAAAATTACCAGGAATGTCATTTTCACCTGAACAATTATTCTGGATAAGTGCAGCTAATACCTGGTGCAGCAAGTACAGACCGGAAGCGATGAAGCTTCGCATCACCACCGGATTCCATAGTCCTGGTAAATTCCGTGTTCTGGGACCCCTTTCGAATATGGAGGAATTCTCAAAGGACTTCAATTGCCCTCTCGGTTCCAAGATGAACCCAGAGAAAAAGTGCGCCGTTTGGTAA
- the LOC114871456 gene encoding neprilysin-2 isoform X1, which yields MNSEEPNFANTRTLHFQNLDISENVKEESPRSERGNIFDNVYKLTTTDRNPTWWKRRSALERGLTVIAVSGVLVCIALAVALGVLAANTASCSSAARNEPVNTEGLPSTADALNGYQSSKDIQIVDRGPPCDENVCYTPECIHTASRILKNMDPEVEPCDDFYDFACGGFLKSTNIPDDKTSVNTFTEISDELQNQLRTSIEEKSPPNEPKSFRLAKNLYKACMNKTVIEEQGLDPLIKILEKLGGWPVLEGDNWNKSEFNWTDSVYRFRKMGYSVDYFIDFSIGVDLKNSTQRIIDLDQASLGLSREYLSKGFNDKIVQAYYSYMVDIATILGANKTTAKSELKESLEFEIKLANISLPNEKRRNATLLYNPMTVRELSMTYSSVPWKEYFNTLLAPSVEVTEDEVVIVSVPSYIANLEKLLDTVPKRVQANYVMWRAAASSVSYLTDEIRKRQLQYSTALSGKTEREPRWKECIDTVSGSLAISVGAMYVRKYFKEDAKKNALEMVADIREEFTEILKKVDWMDDDTRKSALKKAASMSSHIAYPDELLDDKKLEEFYEKLELTTDNYLEGILNLTLFGVEYSFSKLRKPVNKSDWVTHGRPAIVNAFYSSIENSIQFPAGILQGAFFSNDRPRYMNYGAIGFVIGHEITHGFDDQGRQFDKDGNLVDWWAPQTKENYLERAECIIHQYGNYTVEDVGLNLNGINTQGENIADNGGIKEAYLAYREWVKRNEPEQKLPGMSFSPEQLFWISAANTWCSKYRPEAMKLRITTGFHSPGKFRVLGPLSNMEEFSKDFNCPLGSKMNPEKKCAVW from the exons AAATCCGACATGGTGGAAGAGGAGATCGGCGTTGGAACGCGGTTTAACCGTGATTGCAGTTTCCGGGGTGCTTGTGTGCATCGCCTTAGCCGTTGCACTCGGCGTCCTGGCTGCGAATACCGCATCCTGCAGCTCGGCAGCGAGAAACG AACCCGTTAACACAGAGGGATTACCATCCACAGCTGATGCCCTAAATGGATATCAGAGTTCAAAGGACATTCAGATAGTGGACCGAGGGCCACCCTGCGACGAAAACGTGTGTTACACACCGGAATGCATTCACACCG CCTCTAGGATATTGAAGAACATGGACCCAGAGGTAGAACCGTGCGATGATTTCTACGATTTCGCTTGCGGCGGTTTTCTTAAGTCTACCAACATTCCTGATGACAAAACGAGCGTGAATACGTTTACGGAAATCAGTGACGAATTGCAAAATCAATTAAGGACCAGCATCGAGGAGAAGAGTCCACCTAACGAGCCGAAATCGTTCAGACTTGCGAAGAATCTATACAAAGCTTGTATGAATAAAA CGGTGATCGAGGAACAGGGTTTGGATCCACTGATAAAAATCTTAGAAAAACTCGGTGGATGGCCAGTGTTGGAAGGCGATAATTGGAACAAGAGTGAATTCAATTGGACAGATTCGGTGTACAGATTCCGGAAGATGGGTTACTCGGTCGACTATTTCATCGACTTCAGCATCGGCGTCGATCTGAAGAACAGCACGCAACGGATAATTGAT CTGGACCAAGCATCCCTTGGGCTGTCTCGTGAATATTTGTCAAAGGGTTTCAATGATAAAATCGTGCAAGCTTATTATAGCTACATGGTTGACATCGCGACAATTCTTGGCGCTAATAAAACTACTGCAAAGTCGGAATTGAAGGAATCGttggaatttgaaattaaacttGCCAAT ATTTCATTACCGAATGAGAAGCGTCGTAATGCTACCCTTCTTTACAACCCCATGACGGTACGAGAATTATCGATGACATATTCCAGCGTACCATGGAAAGAATATTTCAACACCCTTTTAGCGCCGAGTGTTGAAGTAACCGAGGATGAAGTCGTAATCGTCAGCGTTCCTAGTTACATAGCTAATTTAGAGAAACTATTAGACACTGTCCCGAAAAGGGTGCAAGCGAATTATGTAATGTGGAGAGCGGCTGCTTCGTCGGTGAGCTATCTTACCGATGAAATTCGAAAGAGGCAATTGCAATATTCGACGGCTTTGAGCGGGAAAACGGAAAGGGAACCCAGATGGAAGGAGTGCATCGATACGGTTTCCGGTAGCTTGGCCATAAGCGTTGGCGCGATGTACGTTAGAAAGTATTTCAAGGAAGATGCGAAGAAGAACGCTTTGGAAATGGTAGCTGATATTAGAGAGGAATTTACAGAAATACTGAAAAAG GTCGATTGGATGGACGATGACACAAGAAAGAGTGCCTTGAAGAAGGCAGCTTCTATGTCCAGTCACATCGCGTATCCAGATGAGTTACTAGACGACAAGAAATTGGAAGAATTCTATGAAAAACTTGAACTAACAACCGATAACTATCTTGAGGGTATTTTGAATCTCACCCTCTTTGGGGTTGAATATTCATTCAGTAAATTAAGGAAACCTGTGAACAAGAGCGATTGGGTTACCCATGGAAGACCAGCTATCGTCAATGCTTTTTATTCGTCCATTGAAAACAGTATCC AATTCCCTGCTGGTATCCTACAAGGTGCTTTCTTCAGTAACGATCGACCGAGGTATATGAATTACGGCGCCATTGGGTTCGTTATTGGCCATGAAATAACGCATGGATTTGATGACCAAGGCAGACAATTCGATAAAGATGGTAACTTGGTCGATTGGTGGGCACCGCAAACAAAGGAAAATTATCTGGAAAGAGCTGAGTGTATTATTCATCAATATGGAAACTACACAGTAGAAGACGTTGGCTTAAAC TTAAATGGCATCAATACACAGGGTGAAAATATCGCCGACAACGGTGGAATAAAGGAAGCCTACTTGGCGTACAGGGAATGGGTGAAACGGAACGAACCAGAACAAAAATTACCAGGAATGTCATTTTCACCTGAACAATTATTCTGGATAAGTGCAGCTAATACCTGGTGCAGCAAGTACAGACCGGAAGCGATGAAGCTTCGCATCACCACCGGATTCCATAGTCCTGGTAAATTCCGTGTTCTGGGACCCCTTTCGAATATGGAGGAATTCTCAAAGGACTTCAATTGCCCTCTCGGTTCCAAGATGAACCCAGAGAAAAAGTGCGCCGTTTGGTAA
- the LOC114871456 gene encoding neprilysin-2 isoform X2: protein MNSEEPNFANTRTLHFQNLDISENVKEESPRSERGNIFDNVYKLTTTDRNPTWWKRRSALERGLTVIAVSGVLVCIALAVALGVLAANTASCSSAARNADALNGYQSSKDIQIVDRGPPCDENVCYTPECIHTASRILKNMDPEVEPCDDFYDFACGGFLKSTNIPDDKTSVNTFTEISDELQNQLRTSIEEKSPPNEPKSFRLAKNLYKACMNKTVIEEQGLDPLIKILEKLGGWPVLEGDNWNKSEFNWTDSVYRFRKMGYSVDYFIDFSIGVDLKNSTQRIIDLDQASLGLSREYLSKGFNDKIVQAYYSYMVDIATILGANKTTAKSELKESLEFEIKLANISLPNEKRRNATLLYNPMTVRELSMTYSSVPWKEYFNTLLAPSVEVTEDEVVIVSVPSYIANLEKLLDTVPKRVQANYVMWRAAASSVSYLTDEIRKRQLQYSTALSGKTEREPRWKECIDTVSGSLAISVGAMYVRKYFKEDAKKNALEMVADIREEFTEILKKVDWMDDDTRKSALKKAASMSSHIAYPDELLDDKKLEEFYEKLELTTDNYLEGILNLTLFGVEYSFSKLRKPVNKSDWVTHGRPAIVNAFYSSIENSIQFPAGILQGAFFSNDRPRYMNYGAIGFVIGHEITHGFDDQGRQFDKDGNLVDWWAPQTKENYLERAECIIHQYGNYTVEDVGLNLNGINTQGENIADNGGIKEAYLAYREWVKRNEPEQKLPGMSFSPEQLFWISAANTWCSKYRPEAMKLRITTGFHSPGKFRVLGPLSNMEEFSKDFNCPLGSKMNPEKKCAVW, encoded by the exons AAATCCGACATGGTGGAAGAGGAGATCGGCGTTGGAACGCGGTTTAACCGTGATTGCAGTTTCCGGGGTGCTTGTGTGCATCGCCTTAGCCGTTGCACTCGGCGTCCTGGCTGCGAATACCGCATCCTGCAGCTCGGCAGCGAGAAACG CTGATGCCCTAAATGGATATCAGAGTTCAAAGGACATTCAGATAGTGGACCGAGGGCCACCCTGCGACGAAAACGTGTGTTACACACCGGAATGCATTCACACCG CCTCTAGGATATTGAAGAACATGGACCCAGAGGTAGAACCGTGCGATGATTTCTACGATTTCGCTTGCGGCGGTTTTCTTAAGTCTACCAACATTCCTGATGACAAAACGAGCGTGAATACGTTTACGGAAATCAGTGACGAATTGCAAAATCAATTAAGGACCAGCATCGAGGAGAAGAGTCCACCTAACGAGCCGAAATCGTTCAGACTTGCGAAGAATCTATACAAAGCTTGTATGAATAAAA CGGTGATCGAGGAACAGGGTTTGGATCCACTGATAAAAATCTTAGAAAAACTCGGTGGATGGCCAGTGTTGGAAGGCGATAATTGGAACAAGAGTGAATTCAATTGGACAGATTCGGTGTACAGATTCCGGAAGATGGGTTACTCGGTCGACTATTTCATCGACTTCAGCATCGGCGTCGATCTGAAGAACAGCACGCAACGGATAATTGAT CTGGACCAAGCATCCCTTGGGCTGTCTCGTGAATATTTGTCAAAGGGTTTCAATGATAAAATCGTGCAAGCTTATTATAGCTACATGGTTGACATCGCGACAATTCTTGGCGCTAATAAAACTACTGCAAAGTCGGAATTGAAGGAATCGttggaatttgaaattaaacttGCCAAT ATTTCATTACCGAATGAGAAGCGTCGTAATGCTACCCTTCTTTACAACCCCATGACGGTACGAGAATTATCGATGACATATTCCAGCGTACCATGGAAAGAATATTTCAACACCCTTTTAGCGCCGAGTGTTGAAGTAACCGAGGATGAAGTCGTAATCGTCAGCGTTCCTAGTTACATAGCTAATTTAGAGAAACTATTAGACACTGTCCCGAAAAGGGTGCAAGCGAATTATGTAATGTGGAGAGCGGCTGCTTCGTCGGTGAGCTATCTTACCGATGAAATTCGAAAGAGGCAATTGCAATATTCGACGGCTTTGAGCGGGAAAACGGAAAGGGAACCCAGATGGAAGGAGTGCATCGATACGGTTTCCGGTAGCTTGGCCATAAGCGTTGGCGCGATGTACGTTAGAAAGTATTTCAAGGAAGATGCGAAGAAGAACGCTTTGGAAATGGTAGCTGATATTAGAGAGGAATTTACAGAAATACTGAAAAAG GTCGATTGGATGGACGATGACACAAGAAAGAGTGCCTTGAAGAAGGCAGCTTCTATGTCCAGTCACATCGCGTATCCAGATGAGTTACTAGACGACAAGAAATTGGAAGAATTCTATGAAAAACTTGAACTAACAACCGATAACTATCTTGAGGGTATTTTGAATCTCACCCTCTTTGGGGTTGAATATTCATTCAGTAAATTAAGGAAACCTGTGAACAAGAGCGATTGGGTTACCCATGGAAGACCAGCTATCGTCAATGCTTTTTATTCGTCCATTGAAAACAGTATCC AATTCCCTGCTGGTATCCTACAAGGTGCTTTCTTCAGTAACGATCGACCGAGGTATATGAATTACGGCGCCATTGGGTTCGTTATTGGCCATGAAATAACGCATGGATTTGATGACCAAGGCAGACAATTCGATAAAGATGGTAACTTGGTCGATTGGTGGGCACCGCAAACAAAGGAAAATTATCTGGAAAGAGCTGAGTGTATTATTCATCAATATGGAAACTACACAGTAGAAGACGTTGGCTTAAAC TTAAATGGCATCAATACACAGGGTGAAAATATCGCCGACAACGGTGGAATAAAGGAAGCCTACTTGGCGTACAGGGAATGGGTGAAACGGAACGAACCAGAACAAAAATTACCAGGAATGTCATTTTCACCTGAACAATTATTCTGGATAAGTGCAGCTAATACCTGGTGCAGCAAGTACAGACCGGAAGCGATGAAGCTTCGCATCACCACCGGATTCCATAGTCCTGGTAAATTCCGTGTTCTGGGACCCCTTTCGAATATGGAGGAATTCTCAAAGGACTTCAATTGCCCTCTCGGTTCCAAGATGAACCCAGAGAAAAAGTGCGCCGTTTGGTAA